The Hyperthermus butylicus DSM 5456 genome includes a region encoding these proteins:
- a CDS encoding 50S ribosomal protein L23 encodes MTRTPWDIIIRPVQSEKALKLIEEQNTLTFIVDRKATKHDIKRAVEEAFGVKVVKVNTLITPRGEKKAYVKLAKEYSAADVAARLGLL; translated from the coding sequence ATGACACGTACGCCCTGGGACATAATCATAAGGCCCGTGCAGAGCGAAAAAGCGCTCAAGCTAATAGAGGAGCAGAACACGCTAACGTTCATAGTTGACAGAAAGGCAACCAAGCACGACATTAAGAGAGCAGTTGAGGAGGCGTTTGGCGTAAAGGTTGTCAAGGTTAACACTCTGATAACGCCGCGCGGCGAAAAGAAGGCCTATGTAAAGCTTGCAAAAGAGTACAGCGCGGCAGATGTAGCAGCAAGGCTTGGCCTACTCTAA
- a CDS encoding 50S ribosomal protein L22 gives MPTWHYSVRVDEEKSAKAMVWDAPISYKKIVELARLLKGMKVDEARRFLERVARGEEPIPVRRYSGKQAHHRGLAAKYKWPIGRYPVKAAKILLRLLDNVTNNAEVKGLDTERLRIVHIAVHKGRVLKRWMPRAFGRATPKFKKYSHIEIVVAEEE, from the coding sequence ATGCCTACATGGCATTACTCAGTACGGGTTGACGAGGAGAAGTCCGCTAAGGCTATGGTATGGGATGCGCCTATATCCTACAAGAAGATTGTAGAGCTAGCTCGGCTCCTTAAGGGTATGAAGGTTGATGAGGCTCGTCGTTTCCTTGAGAGGGTTGCTAGGGGCGAGGAGCCCATACCTGTGAGGAGGTATAGTGGGAAGCAAGCTCACCACCGTGGCCTAGCTGCCAAGTATAAGTGGCCGATTGGTAGGTACCCGGTGAAGGCTGCTAAGATACTGTTGAGGCTGCTGGACAATGTTACGAATAACGCGGAGGTTAAGGGGCTTGACACTGAAAGGCTCCGCATAGTACATATAGCTGTTCACAAGGGCAGGGTGCTTAAGCGGTGGATGCCCCGCGCCTTTGGTAGGGCGACGCCGAAGTTCAAGAAGTATAGCCATATAGAGATAGTTGTGGCGGAGGAGGAGTAG
- a CDS encoding 30S ribosomal protein S3, whose amino-acid sequence MVLIKRYFIKKAMVQTQIDEYLAKRFYRAGYAGVQIIQFPLGTRVIIYAERPAMIIGRRGETIRQLAAIFEHEFGLSNPQITVRRVENPDLNARVVASRIAVLLERGAYYRRVANVMARRVLNAGAIGVQIVISGKLRTERARYEKVRRGKVYTTGHQVEYMVDRAVMHVTLKPGVLGIEVMIVKPAKPSDYVRIKQPEEVKEFIEQVRSELEKARAAEAAAAVAQQGEVVGEAPNTPLEEQGQKQG is encoded by the coding sequence GTGGTGCTCATAAAGAGGTACTTCATCAAGAAGGCTATGGTGCAGACGCAGATAGATGAGTATCTAGCCAAGAGGTTCTACCGTGCTGGTTATGCTGGTGTGCAGATCATACAGTTTCCGCTCGGTACACGCGTGATAATATATGCTGAGAGGCCGGCAATGATTATTGGTAGGCGTGGCGAGACCATAAGGCAGCTAGCAGCGATATTTGAGCACGAGTTTGGCCTCTCAAACCCTCAGATAACAGTGAGGAGGGTCGAAAACCCTGATCTGAATGCCCGCGTGGTAGCTTCAAGGATAGCGGTGCTCCTCGAGAGGGGCGCTTATTACCGACGAGTGGCCAACGTCATGGCTAGACGTGTCCTCAACGCTGGAGCTATAGGCGTGCAGATAGTGATTAGCGGTAAGCTGCGTACGGAGCGTGCACGCTACGAGAAGGTTCGCCGCGGCAAGGTGTACACTACGGGTCACCAGGTAGAGTACATGGTTGACCGTGCAGTAATGCATGTCACGCTTAAGCCTGGTGTTCTAGGCATAGAGGTCATGATAGTAAAGCCTGCAAAGCCCAGTGACTACGTGAGGATAAAGCAGCCTGAAGAGGTTAAGGAGTTCATAGAGCAGGTTAGGAGCGAGCTCGAAAAAGCTAGGGCTGCAGAAGCTGCGGCAGCTGTGGCACAGCAGGGCGAGGTTGTAGGGGAGGCTCCAAATACACCTCTCGAGGAACAGGGTCAGAAGCAGGGGTGA
- the rpmC gene encoding 50S ribosomal protein L29, with product MAKYMIKTDDIRKMSPEERLKKLQELKEELVKLRLKAAVGTLENPGAIRAIRKTIARILTVMREEELAKQRGEKGKR from the coding sequence ATGGCTAAGTACATGATTAAGACGGATGATATCCGGAAGATGAGTCCAGAGGAGAGGCTAAAGAAGCTACAGGAGCTGAAGGAGGAGCTGGTAAAGCTCCGGCTCAAGGCGGCTGTTGGTACTCTCGAAAACCCCGGCGCCATAAGGGCTATCAGGAAGACCATCGCCAGGATCTTGACAGTTATGCGTGAGGAAGAGCTTGCAAAGCAGCGCGGCGAGAAGGGGAAACGCTAG
- a CDS encoding ribonuclease P protein component 1, whose product MKRTAWNIVFHSLIGLRARVLATSDPGLRGLEGVVVEETRHSLVVETRDGRRVRVLKANSIFLFQLPGGSWVVVRGEEIAGSLAERVKRLGRLKGVGWLVRAGEKRRYTRG is encoded by the coding sequence TTGAAGCGTACTGCGTGGAACATTGTTTTCCACAGCCTCATAGGTCTCCGCGCTCGCGTCCTCGCTACGAGTGACCCGGGCCTCCGCGGTCTCGAGGGCGTAGTTGTTGAGGAGACTAGGCACAGTCTAGTCGTCGAGACGAGGGATGGGCGGAGGGTTCGTGTACTAAAGGCAAACTCTATTTTCCTCTTCCAGCTGCCTGGGGGCTCCTGGGTTGTTGTTAGAGGAGAGGAAATAGCCGGGAGTCTAGCTGAGCGTGTTAAGAGGCTGGGTAGGCTAAAGGGGGTAGGATGGCTTGTCCGTGCGGGTGAGAAACGTAGGTATACCAGGGGTTAA
- a CDS encoding 30S ribosomal protein S17: protein MSVRVRNVGIPGVKPPERTCNDPKCPWHGKVRVRGLILTGVVIKNKMKNTVVVEREYLYYDRKYKRYERRRSRIHAHNPPCINAQPGDIVIIGETRPLAKTVHFVVLGVVGKKPLS, encoded by the coding sequence TTGTCCGTGCGGGTGAGAAACGTAGGTATACCAGGGGTTAAGCCCCCAGAGCGAACCTGCAACGACCCCAAGTGTCCGTGGCACGGTAAGGTTAGGGTTAGAGGCCTCATACTCACCGGTGTAGTTATCAAGAACAAGATGAAGAATACTGTGGTTGTAGAGAGGGAGTACCTTTACTACGACAGGAAGTACAAGAGGTATGAGAGGCGCCGTAGCAGGATACACGCCCACAACCCGCCATGCATCAACGCGCAGCCAGGAGACATAGTAATCATTGGCGAGACTAGGCCGCTAGCAAAGACAGTACACTTCGTAGTGCTTGGCGTTGTAGGAAAGAAGCCGTTGAGCTAG
- a CDS encoding 50S ribosomal protein L14 has translation MPKGAAGAGPRRHIAAGLQVGSYVKVADNSGAKEAMIIGVIGYKGRLRRIPPAAVGDMVVVTVKKGTPEMRKQVVRAIVIRQRRPYRRPDGTWIAFEDNAVVIVSPDGTPKGSEIRGPVAREAAERWPKVANIASIII, from the coding sequence ATGCCCAAGGGTGCTGCTGGAGCTGGTCCACGCAGGCACATAGCTGCAGGTCTACAGGTTGGCAGCTATGTGAAGGTAGCCGATAACAGTGGTGCTAAGGAGGCAATGATAATAGGCGTTATTGGCTACAAGGGTAGGCTGCGCCGTATACCACCAGCAGCGGTTGGCGACATGGTAGTTGTGACTGTGAAGAAGGGTACACCGGAGATGAGGAAGCAGGTTGTGAGAGCGATAGTCATCAGGCAGAGGAGGCCCTACCGCCGCCCCGACGGCACCTGGATAGCTTTCGAGGACAATGCAGTGGTCATAGTGAGCCCGGATGGTACGCCAAAGGGCAGCGAGATACGTGGCCCCGTGGCTAGAGAGGCTGCTGAGCGCTGGCCAAAGGTTGCCAACATAGCCAGCATAATAATCTAA
- the rplX gene encoding 50S ribosomal protein L24, which produces MRWVKSSQPRKQRRALFNAPLHKRQKLMAAPLSPELRKQYGIRSLPVRVGDEVVIMRGDFKGHRGKVVRVDLRRMRIFVEGVTITNARGEPRYYPIHPSNVMIVSLNLDDERRRQIIERKRRQRELQLALMKAAAGGSAEAIGEEGKAS; this is translated from the coding sequence ATGCGGTGGGTTAAGTCTTCGCAGCCCAGGAAGCAGCGTCGCGCGCTCTTCAACGCTCCCCTCCACAAGCGGCAGAAGCTTATGGCTGCACCGCTAAGCCCCGAGCTGAGGAAGCAGTATGGCATTCGTAGCCTTCCAGTAAGGGTTGGTGACGAAGTTGTAATAATGCGTGGCGACTTCAAGGGGCACCGTGGCAAGGTTGTACGTGTAGACCTGCGCCGCATGCGGATATTCGTTGAGGGCGTAACGATCACCAATGCTAGGGGTGAGCCTCGCTACTACCCGATACACCCCTCCAACGTTATGATAGTCTCACTAAACCTTGACGATGAGAGGAGGAGGCAGATAATAGAGAGGAAGAGGAGGCAGCGTGAGCTACAGCTAGCACTAATGAAGGCAGCGGCGGGGGGCTCAGCTGAAGCTATAGGGGAGGAGGGGAAGGCTAGCTAA
- a CDS encoding 30S ribosomal protein S4e: MARMGGRRHLKTLAAPKFWPVRQRAGIFTVKPSPGPHPIERSIPLLILVRDVLGYAKTAREARKLIAEGHFKIDGRVRRNYKYPVGFMDVIEIVDTGEFYRVLPYPTRFFTLHPISKEEAQFKLGRIEDKSTVKGGHIQLHLHDGRNVLIRVSDPTNPVEAKPYKTLGTVKISIPEQQLLGYAPLEVGSLVIIFGGRNVGRVGRIVSIQPGMRRRGIVTIEDARGEKIQTSLEYVFVIAPPNEEPWISLPEGAWK; this comes from the coding sequence ATGGCGCGAATGGGTGGTAGGAGGCACCTAAAGACGCTGGCTGCGCCAAAGTTCTGGCCTGTAAGGCAGCGTGCTGGCATATTTACGGTTAAGCCGTCGCCGGGGCCCCACCCGATAGAGCGGTCGATACCTCTACTCATACTGGTCCGCGATGTGCTGGGCTACGCTAAGACTGCTAGAGAGGCAAGGAAGCTAATAGCAGAGGGCCACTTCAAGATCGACGGGAGGGTTAGGAGGAACTACAAGTACCCAGTCGGCTTCATGGATGTGATAGAGATAGTTGACACTGGTGAGTTCTACCGCGTCCTACCATATCCAACAAGGTTCTTCACCCTACACCCGATATCGAAGGAGGAGGCGCAGTTCAAGCTGGGTAGGATAGAGGACAAGAGCACGGTCAAGGGTGGCCACATCCAGCTACACCTACACGATGGCCGAAACGTGCTCATTAGGGTATCTGACCCGACAAACCCCGTGGAGGCCAAGCCGTACAAGACGCTAGGCACAGTCAAGATCTCCATACCAGAACAGCAACTCCTAGGCTACGCTCCGCTCGAGGTTGGTAGCCTAGTGATAATCTTTGGCGGTCGCAACGTTGGCCGTGTAGGCCGCATAGTCTCGATACAGCCTGGCATGAGGCGCCGCGGAATAGTAACAATAGAGGATGCAAGGGGCGAGAAGATACAGACAAGCCTTGAGTACGTATTCGTCATAGCTCCGCCCAACGAGGAGCCCTGGATAAGCCTACCGGAGGGTGCGTGGAAGTGA
- a CDS encoding 50S ribosomal protein L5, with translation MTAAVTTQARIPLTPEQIEEIHRKWDSNPMLKPRIVKVTVNIGVGESGERLQKAIKVLEMLTGQKPAVRKAKKTIRDFGIRKGEPIAAMVTLRGEKAIEFLKRVLPAIGNKLRESQFDEFGNVSFGIKEHILIPGVRYDPEIGVFGMDIAITIERPGYRVMRRRRARSRVPRRHRVTKEEAMLLLHELFGVSIEPK, from the coding sequence GTGACGGCGGCAGTTACCACGCAGGCACGCATACCCCTCACTCCGGAGCAGATAGAGGAGATACACCGCAAGTGGGATAGCAATCCAATGCTAAAGCCAAGGATAGTAAAGGTTACAGTCAATATTGGTGTTGGCGAGTCTGGTGAGAGGCTGCAGAAGGCTATCAAGGTTCTCGAGATGCTTACAGGACAAAAGCCGGCCGTCAGAAAGGCCAAGAAGACTATAAGGGATTTCGGCATAAGGAAGGGTGAACCAATAGCAGCGATGGTTACGCTGCGTGGCGAGAAGGCAATAGAGTTCCTTAAGAGGGTACTGCCTGCAATAGGTAATAAGCTGCGAGAGAGCCAGTTTGATGAATTTGGCAACGTCTCGTTCGGCATAAAGGAGCATATTCTGATACCCGGTGTACGCTACGATCCCGAGATAGGAGTCTTCGGCATGGACATAGCGATTACGATTGAGAGGCCAGGCTACCGCGTAATGAGGAGGCGGAGGGCCCGCAGCAGAGTTCCACGCAGGCACCGTGTAACAAAGGAGGAGGCAATGCTCCTACTACACGAGCTATTCGGGGTAAGCATAGAGCCAAAATAA
- a CDS encoding 30S ribosomal protein S14, translated as MGKYRPPRVVKYGRGAYRCQRCGSHDAVIKKYGLMLCRQCFRELAVSLGFRKYM; from the coding sequence ATGGGCAAGTATAGGCCTCCGCGCGTGGTAAAGTATGGGCGCGGAGCATATCGATGCCAGCGCTGCGGCAGTCACGATGCAGTCATAAAGAAGTATGGGCTAATGCTATGCAGGCAGTGTTTCCGCGAGCTAGCAGTTAGCCTAGGTTTCAGAAAGTACATGTAA
- a CDS encoding 30S ribosomal protein S8, with protein sequence MVMLDTLANAMAAIVNAEMRAKPEVIIMPASKLIANVLRVMQREGYIGEFEYIDDGRWGKIRVRLLGRINKAGVIKPRFSVKYKDLIRMPDWLRKYLPSRDIGILIISTSQGVMSHREAIQRRIGGVLLAYVY encoded by the coding sequence ATGGTCATGCTCGACACACTTGCAAATGCAATGGCAGCAATCGTAAATGCTGAGATGAGGGCTAAGCCAGAAGTAATCATAATGCCTGCTTCAAAGCTTATAGCAAACGTGCTCCGTGTCATGCAGCGCGAGGGCTACATAGGCGAGTTCGAGTATATAGATGATGGGCGCTGGGGCAAGATAAGGGTTAGACTGCTGGGCAGGATAAACAAGGCAGGCGTAATCAAGCCAAGGTTCTCGGTGAAGTACAAGGACTTGATAAGGATGCCTGACTGGCTGAGAAAGTATCTGCCAAGCAGGGATATAGGTATACTAATAATATCTACTAGCCAGGGCGTAATGTCTCACCGTGAAGCCATACAGCGCAGGATAGGCGGCGTCCTGCTGGCATATGTCTACTAG
- a CDS encoding 50S ribosomal protein L6 gives MAKAVYVAEEVRVPEGVEVSIDGLKVTVKGPKGELTRDFSHARNIVIRLDEDEEGKKVVVEAYFANRRVKALVGTIAAHIENMITGVTKGFRYKLKIVYSHFPVTVKVQGDKVVIENFLGEKAPRIAKIMPGVTVKVQKDDVIVEGIDIEAVGQTAANIEQATKVKDKDRRVFIDGIYIYEKGVAE, from the coding sequence TTGGCTAAGGCGGTGTATGTTGCTGAGGAGGTTAGGGTGCCGGAGGGCGTTGAGGTTAGCATTGACGGGCTAAAGGTGACTGTGAAGGGCCCTAAAGGCGAGCTTACCCGGGACTTCTCGCACGCCAGGAACATCGTGATAAGGCTTGACGAGGATGAGGAGGGTAAGAAGGTTGTTGTGGAGGCATACTTCGCTAACCGGCGTGTTAAGGCGCTTGTGGGTACTATTGCTGCCCACATCGAGAACATGATTACTGGTGTAACGAAGGGATTCCGTTACAAGCTCAAGATAGTCTACTCGCACTTCCCTGTAACAGTTAAGGTGCAGGGTGACAAGGTGGTAATCGAGAACTTCCTCGGCGAGAAGGCGCCGCGTATAGCGAAGATAATGCCAGGCGTGACTGTTAAGGTTCAGAAGGATGATGTTATCGTGGAGGGTATAGATATAGAGGCGGTTGGTCAGACTGCTGCAAACATAGAGCAGGCGACTAAGGTTAAGGATAAGGATAGGCGTGTTTTCATAGACGGCATATACATCTACGAGAAGGGGGTGGCTGAGTAA
- a CDS encoding 50S ribosomal protein L32e translates to MVEQGKDIERLLRIRRRLKARKPVFLRNLWWKFPKFKNDPKWRKPKGIDNPMRLRLKGRPPIVEVGYRSPAAVRGLHPTGLQPVTVSNPAELDRLDPARHIVYIASGVGLRKRLEIIEKAKA, encoded by the coding sequence ATGGTCGAGCAGGGGAAGGATATAGAGAGGCTCCTACGCATACGTAGGAGGCTCAAGGCTAGGAAGCCCGTGTTCCTCCGTAATCTATGGTGGAAATTCCCCAAGTTCAAGAATGACCCGAAGTGGAGGAAGCCTAAGGGCATAGACAACCCGATGAGGCTAAGGCTCAAGGGGCGACCGCCGATAGTCGAGGTTGGCTACCGTAGCCCAGCAGCTGTACGTGGGCTACACCCGACTGGGCTGCAGCCAGTAACAGTCTCAAATCCAGCTGAGCTTGATAGGCTCGACCCAGCGAGACACATAGTCTATATAGCCTCGGGTGTTGGGCTACGCAAGCGGCTCGAGATTATAGAGAAGGCAAAAGCCTAA
- a CDS encoding 50S ribosomal protein L19e, whose product MTDLSMQKRLAAEVLGVGVSRIWIDPSRIEDVASAITREEIKRLIKEGVIQVKPTHSPSRGRWRERHEARKKGRHRGPGRRKGDATARRDPKEEWMHRIRKIRRYLRYLRDHGVIDRKTYRKLYMWAKGGMFPTFSALQRWLEEHGYPTSVKK is encoded by the coding sequence GTGACCGACCTCTCCATGCAGAAGAGGCTAGCCGCTGAGGTGCTCGGTGTAGGGGTGTCAAGGATCTGGATTGATCCATCAAGGATAGAGGATGTAGCTAGCGCTATTACTAGGGAGGAGATAAAGAGGCTAATAAAGGAGGGTGTCATACAGGTAAAGCCGACCCATAGCCCCTCCAGGGGCAGGTGGAGGGAGCGCCACGAGGCACGCAAGAAGGGTAGGCACCGCGGTCCAGGCAGGCGTAAGGGTGATGCTACTGCTCGTAGGGATCCGAAGGAGGAGTGGATGCACAGGATAAGGAAGATACGCCGCTACCTACGCTACCTACGCGACCATGGCGTGATAGACAGGAAGACTTACAGGAAGCTGTACATGTGGGCTAAGGGCGGTATGTTCCCAACATTCTCGGCACTGCAGCGTTGGCTCGAGGAGCATGGCTACCCTACAAGCGTGAAGAAGTAG
- a CDS encoding 50S ribosomal protein L18, producing the protein MAHGPRYKVPRRRRREGKTNYYKRYVMVLSGKPRFVVRRTNQYIWVQVIIAKPQGDVTVAAAHSRELVKKYGWLGGTKNTPAAYLTGLLAALRALKAGITYAVLDIGLHRPTRGARVFAALKGALDAGLEIPHSEEVLPEEYRIRGEHIAKYAAMLKEQNPELYEKRFSLYLARGLNPEDLPQHFEEVKNKILEEYREVLEKVKAEAAVEA; encoded by the coding sequence ATGGCGCATGGCCCTCGCTACAAGGTGCCCAGGCGTAGGCGGAGGGAGGGTAAGACAAACTACTACAAGCGCTACGTAATGGTTCTCTCGGGTAAGCCCAGGTTCGTTGTCAGGAGGACTAACCAGTACATCTGGGTACAAGTGATAATAGCTAAGCCCCAGGGTGACGTCACGGTGGCAGCTGCTCATAGCAGGGAGCTGGTAAAGAAGTATGGCTGGCTGGGTGGCACCAAGAACACTCCTGCTGCCTACCTGACTGGGCTCCTAGCAGCGCTTCGTGCACTCAAGGCCGGCATAACCTACGCAGTTCTCGACATTGGCCTGCACAGGCCGACGCGTGGTGCTCGCGTCTTCGCAGCTCTCAAGGGCGCCCTGGATGCTGGCCTGGAGATACCTCACAGCGAGGAGGTGCTCCCCGAGGAGTACCGTATACGTGGCGAGCACATAGCAAAGTATGCTGCAATGCTGAAGGAGCAGAACCCGGAGCTCTACGAGAAACGGTTTAGCCTATACCTCGCCCGTGGCTTAAACCCTGAGGACCTGCCGCAGCACTTTGAGGAGGTTAAGAATAAAATCCTAGAGGAGTACCGTGAGGTTCTTGAGAAGGTTAAGGCAGAAGCTGCTGTGGAGGCGTGA
- a CDS encoding 30S ribosomal protein S5 yields MSLSPYELEQEWQPRTYVGRLVKEGRIRSLSEIFEKNLPILEPEIVDYLIGPELKSETVDVRLVQKMTDAGRINRFRVVVVIGNENGFVGVGQGKARQLAVAIEKAIRNAKLNIIPVRRGCGSWECLCSEPHSVPFTVRGKSGSVEVILKPAPRGTGLVAGDAAKVVLRLAGIRDVWSFTKGDTRTTINFVKATYNALKQTYKFVTPLDWART; encoded by the coding sequence ATGAGCCTCTCGCCCTATGAGCTGGAGCAGGAATGGCAGCCGAGAACCTACGTTGGCAGGCTAGTGAAGGAGGGGCGTATACGCAGCCTCTCAGAAATCTTCGAGAAGAACCTGCCAATACTGGAGCCCGAGATAGTAGACTACCTAATAGGCCCGGAGCTGAAGTCCGAGACTGTCGATGTTAGGCTCGTGCAGAAGATGACTGATGCAGGTAGGATTAACAGGTTCAGGGTAGTCGTCGTCATAGGTAATGAGAACGGTTTTGTGGGTGTGGGCCAGGGTAAGGCCAGGCAGCTAGCCGTGGCTATAGAGAAGGCTATACGCAACGCAAAGCTCAACATAATCCCTGTCCGCAGAGGCTGCGGCAGCTGGGAGTGTCTCTGCAGCGAGCCACACAGCGTACCCTTCACGGTGCGGGGGAAGAGTGGCAGCGTTGAGGTGATCCTAAAGCCAGCGCCGAGGGGTACCGGGCTGGTGGCAGGTGACGCTGCTAAGGTTGTGCTGAGGCTTGCAGGTATAAGGGATGTCTGGAGCTTCACCAAGGGAGACACTAGGACAACCATAAACTTTGTCAAGGCAACCTACAACGCGCTCAAACAGACATACAAGTTCGTAACACCACTAGACTGGGCGCGCACCTAG
- a CDS encoding 50S ribosomal protein L30 → MAAAREAEKKEEGQKQVKLYAIIRIRGRVDVHPDVEYTLKLLRLHRKFHLVLYPSTLPGIERMIHKVKDWVTWGEIDRDTLVELLRRRGRISGNKPLTDEYVQEKLGLKGGIEELADKLLKGEIMLHKLYDKQKKIWIIKPVFRLHPPRGGFKGSIKKPYGAGGELGYRGPAINELIRRML, encoded by the coding sequence GTGGCTGCTGCACGCGAGGCTGAGAAGAAAGAGGAGGGACAGAAGCAGGTAAAGCTCTACGCGATAATAAGGATACGTGGCCGCGTCGATGTACACCCAGACGTCGAGTATACGCTTAAGCTGCTAAGGCTACACCGTAAGTTCCACCTAGTACTCTACCCGTCGACGCTGCCGGGCATCGAAAGGATGATACATAAGGTGAAGGACTGGGTTACATGGGGCGAAATAGACCGTGATACGCTGGTAGAGCTGTTGAGGAGGAGGGGCAGGATATCTGGTAACAAGCCTCTAACAGACGAGTATGTACAGGAGAAGCTAGGGCTCAAGGGCGGTATAGAGGAGCTTGCCGACAAGCTGCTCAAGGGAGAAATAATGCTCCACAAGCTCTACGACAAGCAGAAGAAGATATGGATAATCAAGCCGGTATTCCGGCTACACCCGCCAAGAGGCGGCTTCAAGGGCAGCATCAAGAAGCCCTATGGCGCAGGCGGCGAGCTAGGCTACCGCGGGCCAGCGATAAACGAGCTTATAAGACGCATGCTCTAA
- a CDS encoding uL15 family ribosomal protein gives MVVRRRKKSRHLRGRTRTMGWGRIGQHRGSGSRGGFGAAGMHKHMWTWVVKYAPTWFGKHGFNRPQIYELKASEINVGELAEKLDAWLREGVAKQEEGKIVVNLAELGYAKLLGRGKITRPVKVIVPAATERAVKKIEEAGGEVVILKQQG, from the coding sequence ATGGTTGTGCGTAGGAGGAAAAAGAGTCGCCACCTAAGAGGCAGAACCAGGACGATGGGCTGGGGTCGTATAGGTCAGCATAGGGGTAGCGGTAGCAGGGGAGGCTTTGGCGCTGCCGGCATGCACAAGCACATGTGGACCTGGGTAGTAAAGTACGCTCCAACATGGTTCGGCAAGCATGGCTTCAACAGGCCACAGATATACGAGCTCAAGGCGTCAGAGATAAACGTTGGAGAGCTGGCTGAGAAGCTTGATGCATGGCTAAGGGAAGGTGTTGCCAAGCAGGAGGAGGGTAAGATAGTGGTGAACCTTGCAGAGCTAGGCTACGCGAAGCTGCTAGGACGCGGCAAGATAACAAGGCCAGTAAAGGTCATAGTACCCGCAGCGACGGAACGTGCTGTCAAGAAGATAGAGGAGGCTGGCGGCGAAGTAGTAATACTCAAGCAGCAAGGGTAA